Proteins found in one Amphiura filiformis chromosome 14, Afil_fr2py, whole genome shotgun sequence genomic segment:
- the LOC140170271 gene encoding growth hormone secretagogue receptor type 1-like, with protein MDSLLNATSLPEDFSNMSMETDKMPVNSWPDEPPECRESDFSASLYRFPDWLLTRFYEHKYFEKIVITVLIPIVFVFGFVGNVAFLFVVARLKEMRTLTNFYLANLAIVDLLYVTLTAVRSCLQYALSNGLKGSEIFRTNTQCLIGYGSEYATFYASLSLVTLVTFERFLAICYPLKHRAVNTKKRTVTLVVISWVIAVGIAVPVAPAAGRISKICLLWPSTERWQKYPAMAYTCYYVTPGFINIRDLALFIPFVIVLVINTVLYSQIIARLSNRAVITNERSKEQSSANKVRNQVARMLIINGIIFFLCLVPYQVDKFHRIFSRYTGIYWYDKDTRAAINWVSKCLLILNSSINPYVYNFTNNKYRSAFVKALGLAKNDAKSSTKMSSAASTKTSSATHTTRANNI; from the coding sequence ATGGATTCTTTGCTGAATGCGACGTCGTTACCAGAGGATTTCTCCAATATGTCTATGGAAACAGATAAGATGCCAGTCAATAGCTGGCCTGATGAGCCACCTGAATGCAGAGAAAGTGATTTCTCAGCATCTCTTTATCGTTTCCCTGACTGGTTGCTCACTCGCTTTTACGAACACAAATACTTTGAAAAGATCGTTATAACAGTTCTCATTCCCATTGTCTTTGTTTTCGGATTCGTCGGCAATGTTGCATTTTTGTTCGTTGTTGCTCGGCTGAAAGAGATGCGTACATTAACCAACTTTTATCTGGCCAATCTGGCTATTGTGGATCTGCTCTACGTTACTCTGACAGCGGTGAGATCCTGTCTTCAGTACGCGTTGTCTAATGGTCTAAAGGGATCGGAAATATTTCGCACAAATACTCAATGTTTGATTGGATATGGTAGTGAATATGCAACATTTTACGCTTCACTGTCGCTGGTAACGTTAGTAACCTTCGAACGATTCCTTGCAATTTGTTACCCTCTTAAGCATCGGGCGGTTAACACCAAGAAACGTACGGTTACTTTGGTGGTTATCTCATGGGTTATCGCGGTGGGTATTGCTGTACCTGTAGCACCAGCAGCGGGAAGAATTAGTAAAATCTGTTTGCTCTGGCCGTCGACTGAACGTTGGCAAAAATATCCAGCTATGGCGTACACTTGTTACTATGTCACACCCGGTTTTATTAATATTAGAGATCTTGCTTTGTTCATTCCGTTTGTTATAGTGCTTGTTATCAATACTGTGCTGTATAGCCAAATCATCGCGAGACTCAGCAATCGAGCTGTAATAACGAATGAAAGAAGCAAGGAACAATCCAGCGCCAACAAAGTTCGTAACCAAGTTGCCAGAATGCTGATAATTAACGGTATCATTTTCTTTTTATGCCTAGTGCCGTATCAAGTTGACAAGTTTCATCGTATCTTTTCTCGTTACACTGGTATTTATTGGTATGATAAAGATACACGCGCCGCTATAAATTGGGTCTCAAAATGCTTGTTGATTCTCAACTCTTCAATCAATCCATATGTATACAACTTTACTAACAACAAATATCGTTCAGCATTTGTGAAAGCTCTCGGGCTTGCGAAAAATGATGCAAAATCGTCAACAAAAATGTCATCTGCAGCCTCAACAAAGACGTCATCTGCAACACACACCACTAGGGCGAATAACATATAA